The genomic region AGAACCGATTCCACGCAGAGACTACGTCGCGTCGAGAGAAAAGCTAGCGCGACACCGCAATCTGCATCGCGTCGGAGTTGAACGCGCTGCCCGCGTTCCCGTCCCGGTCGAGGACGATGATACCCGCGCTCGACCCGGTGAGTTCGCCGAACTCGGAGATCGCGAGGTCGGCCGCGGCCTGGGCGGAGTGCCCCGATTCGAGGTGGCGGACCGCACGCCGGGAGAGCGTCACCCGGGCGATGTCCTCGCCGGCCCCGGTGGCCGAGGCACCACCCGCGGGGGCGCAGTAGAACCCGTTGCCCACCTGCGGGACGTCGCCCACGCGCCCCGCGAGCGCGAGCCAGCGCCCGCCGGTAGAGGTCGCGGCGGCGAAGGAATCGCCGTCGTAGGCGACTGCGCCGACCGTATCGTGATCTAACAGATCACTGCTCGACGAGGTCTCCTCGTCGGCGTCGTGGTCCATCTCCGCCGGGTTGCCGTCGGGGTCGGTCGTCCCGAATCGCTCCTCGAGGTACGCGAGGTGTTCCTTCGGGCCGCCCTCGGGGACGTCCTCCTCGGCCCAGCGCTCGCGAGCCCGGTCGCTCAGCAGGTCGACCCCGGTCTCG from Haloarchaeobius sp. HME9146 harbors:
- a CDS encoding isoaspartyl peptidase/L-asparaginase, which produces MHVIVHGGAGANPDDPETRQGVLDEAAAAGSDAETPLDAVEQAIHVLESSPRFNGGFGGAVQSDGVVRTDAGVMTDDLETGAACSMPGVEHAVSVARAVMEETPHICVSGEHAVDLAEDFGVETGVDLLSDRARERWAEEDVPEGGPKEHLAYLEERFGTTDPDGNPAEMDHDADEETSSSSDLLDHDTVGAVAYDGDSFAAATSTGGRWLALAGRVGDVPQVGNGFYCAPAGGASATGAGEDIARVTLSRRAVRHLESGHSAQAAADLAISEFGELTGSSAGIIVLDRDGNAGSAFNSDAMQIAVSR